The following are encoded together in the Candidatus Hinthialibacter antarcticus genome:
- a CDS encoding prepilin-type N-terminal cleavage/methylation domain-containing protein, with protein MKNAFTLIELLIVVAIIGILAAIAVPNFLNAQLRAKIARVESDLRTISVGVDTYNLDRNSYPPDWIGMGTSVVDGGFIRSMRYLTTPIAYLSDVNLSDPFYDGPDQSVEFPSGGYENATYRYFCYQHGWGVVVGHQKAGYIILSYGPDKKESYGEWAGVGGRDSSWDGVFDSSNGINSMGDIVRAGGNVNVNAWQQ; from the coding sequence ATGAAAAACGCGTTTACATTAATTGAGTTATTAATTGTTGTCGCCATTATTGGGATTCTCGCCGCTATTGCCGTGCCGAATTTTCTCAATGCGCAGTTGAGAGCGAAGATTGCGCGTGTGGAAAGCGACCTGCGTACCATTTCCGTCGGCGTCGATACCTACAACCTCGACCGTAACTCGTATCCACCGGATTGGATCGGTATGGGAACATCGGTAGTTGACGGCGGGTTTATTCGTTCGATGCGTTATCTTACGACGCCGATTGCGTATCTAAGCGACGTCAATTTGTCTGACCCATTTTATGACGGGCCAGACCAGAGCGTTGAATTCCCCAGTGGTGGATATGAAAACGCTACCTATCGCTATTTTTGTTACCAGCATGGTTGGGGCGTGGTGGTCGGGCATCAAAAAGCAGGATACATCATTCTTTCGTATGGGCCGGACAAGAAAGAAAGCTACGGCGAATGGGCCGGAGTCGGTGGGCGCGACAGTAGTTGGGACGGCGTCTTTGACTCATCCAATGGTATAAACAGCATGGGCGATATCGTTCGCGCGGGCGGCAATGTGAACGTCAACGCCTGGCAGCAGTAA
- a CDS encoding cation:proton antiporter, producing MQSAVFTDLVFLSSQSAGELPILNDLAIIVGLSAVVLYVISKLKIPSIVGFLLTGMLIGPYGLQWIEAVHEVEVLAEIGVVLLLFTIGVEFSLTKIAKLKIQTLVGGSLQTFGTVFLFFLIYMCFGAPMNTSVFVGCLIALSSTAVALKILQDRAEIESPYGRNALAILIFQDVMIVPMMLIAPILAGQSENPVLAFFAMGAKGVLIVIVVYLLARFGVPKLLYSVTRTRSSEMFLLAIISIGLVVAWFTSWLGLSLGLGAFMAGLIISESEYSHQAMGGVLPFRDLFISFFFVSIGMLLNVEYFFLHFPLIIIATILVMSLKMILVCASVILIGSPLRTAVLTGAAICQIGEFSFILASVGLKYDLISDSAYQLFLAVSILSMIFTPFVIQFAPLLAKEANRLPLPERLKHGMKPEDEAAGPKRNDHVIIIGFGVNGGNLARTAQAANIPYVIIEMNPETVRTQKTKGEPIFYGDAAHEAVLEHACIHTARILVITIADPAAAARIIELSKRLNPSVYLIARTRFMQEVQPLFKLGADEVIPEEYETSIEIFTRVLMKYLVSKDSIEQMVGKIRSDGYQMFRSPSPRKLSLNDLELNPSEFAIHTLQVSPDSPAVGRSLEDINMRKKYGLTAVAVRRYGKILPNPEGHWVIYDNDALIVLGPPDKIAPFVETML from the coding sequence ATGCAAAGCGCTGTCTTTACTGACCTGGTATTTTTATCTTCTCAATCCGCTGGCGAATTGCCAATCTTAAATGATCTCGCCATCATCGTCGGCCTGTCTGCGGTGGTGTTGTACGTCATCAGCAAACTTAAAATCCCCAGCATTGTCGGGTTTTTGCTGACGGGCATGTTGATCGGCCCCTACGGGTTGCAATGGATTGAAGCCGTCCATGAAGTCGAAGTCTTAGCCGAAATCGGCGTGGTATTGCTGCTCTTCACGATTGGCGTCGAATTTTCACTCACCAAAATCGCCAAACTGAAAATCCAAACGCTGGTCGGCGGGTCATTGCAAACGTTCGGGACCGTCTTTTTATTTTTCTTGATCTATATGTGTTTTGGCGCGCCGATGAATACATCGGTTTTCGTCGGTTGCCTGATCGCGCTGAGCAGTACGGCGGTCGCGCTGAAAATCCTACAAGACCGGGCGGAAATCGAATCGCCTTACGGGCGCAATGCGTTGGCGATCCTTATTTTTCAAGACGTAATGATTGTCCCGATGATGTTGATCGCGCCCATTCTGGCCGGGCAAAGCGAAAACCCGGTGCTGGCGTTTTTTGCGATGGGAGCCAAAGGCGTATTGATTGTCATCGTTGTATATCTATTGGCGCGGTTCGGCGTCCCAAAGTTACTCTATAGCGTCACCCGCACCCGTAGCAGCGAGATGTTTCTGCTTGCTATTATCTCCATTGGCTTGGTCGTCGCGTGGTTCACATCATGGCTGGGCTTATCGTTAGGACTCGGCGCATTCATGGCAGGGCTGATTATTTCCGAGTCGGAATACAGCCATCAGGCAATGGGCGGCGTGTTGCCGTTTCGCGATTTGTTTATCAGTTTCTTTTTCGTCTCGATAGGCATGTTGCTCAATGTGGAATATTTTTTCCTGCATTTCCCACTCATCATAATCGCAACCATACTGGTTATGAGTTTAAAAATGATCCTGGTGTGCGCATCGGTGATTTTAATCGGCTCGCCGCTGCGCACTGCGGTCTTAACAGGCGCCGCAATCTGTCAGATTGGAGAGTTTTCATTCATCCTGGCAAGCGTTGGTTTGAAATATGATTTAATCTCTGACTCGGCCTATCAATTGTTTCTCGCCGTCTCGATTCTCTCAATGATCTTCACGCCGTTCGTGATTCAATTTGCGCCGCTGCTGGCGAAAGAAGCCAACCGCCTGCCATTGCCGGAGCGTTTGAAACACGGCATGAAGCCGGAAGACGAAGCGGCAGGGCCGAAAAGAAACGACCACGTAATCATCATTGGTTTTGGCGTCAACGGCGGCAACCTGGCCCGCACCGCCCAGGCGGCGAACATTCCCTACGTTATCATTGAGATGAACCCCGAAACAGTCCGCACCCAGAAAACCAAAGGCGAGCCGATTTTTTACGGCGACGCCGCGCATGAAGCCGTCCTGGAACACGCCTGCATCCACACTGCGCGAATTTTAGTCATTACCATTGCCGACCCGGCGGCGGCGGCGCGCATCATTGAACTATCCAAGCGTTTAAACCCGTCGGTCTATCTAATTGCCCGCACCCGATTCATGCAGGAAGTCCAACCGCTATTCAAATTGGGCGCAGATGAGGTCATCCCCGAAGAATATGAAACCTCTATCGAAATCTTCACCCGCGTATTGATGAAGTATCTGGTTTCAAAAGATTCTATCGAACAGATGGTGGGAAAAATCCGTTCGGACGGTTACCAGATGTTCCGTTCGCCCTCGCCCCGCAAACTCTCGCTCAACGACCTTGAATTGAATCCATCTGAATTCGCGATTCATACGTTACAAGTGTCGCCGGATTCTCCCGCAGTGGGGCGCTCGCTGGAAGACATTAATATGCGAAAAAAATATGGACTCACGGCTGTCGCTGTGAGACGATATGGTAAGATATTGCCGAACCCGGAAGGCCATTGGGTGATCTACGACAACGACGCTCTCATCGTCCTTGGCCCGCCGGACAAAATTGCGCCCTTTGTCGAAACCATGTTGTGA
- the dusB gene encoding tRNA dihydrouridine synthase DusB, which translates to MAILPPRGVKPDFEFPKVMLAPVAGYTDRATRQIAREKGCALTFCELISARGIVVDNQRTGSMLDECRDEDPLVFQLFGGEPEIIGEAIRKIEDLGVTGINLNLGCPVKKVFKNKSGCGLTLYPVNLVHVIRAMRNATNLHLSVKIRAGVNHKSLMYRMIGDIAQGEGCDAIIIHARTRRMGFGGQAQWEWIADLKDYLDIPVIGNGDVVDAVSAKRMIDETHCDGVMVARAAYGNPWIFPQIQHYLDTGEQLPDPSPVERIETLMRHLHLAVEWKGERKACLEMRKQICWYIKGLPGVRVLRDEVNKQETLQGMLDKIQAWSEAIDWDDYYANLAAKGEETEGALPPHRSVSLRVA; encoded by the coding sequence ATGGCAATATTACCGCCGCGAGGCGTAAAACCCGATTTTGAATTTCCCAAGGTGATGTTGGCGCCCGTGGCGGGCTATACCGACCGCGCCACGCGGCAGATTGCCCGTGAAAAAGGCTGTGCGCTAACTTTTTGCGAATTAATCAGTGCGCGGGGCATCGTTGTCGACAACCAAAGAACTGGTTCGATGTTGGATGAATGCCGCGATGAAGACCCGCTGGTCTTTCAATTATTCGGCGGCGAACCGGAAATCATTGGTGAGGCAATTAGGAAAATCGAAGATTTGGGCGTAACCGGAATCAACCTGAATCTGGGGTGTCCAGTAAAAAAGGTATTCAAAAATAAATCCGGCTGTGGGCTAACGCTATACCCGGTCAATTTGGTGCATGTCATCCGCGCGATGCGCAATGCGACCAATTTGCATCTCTCCGTCAAGATTCGCGCCGGCGTTAACCACAAATCGCTGATGTACCGCATGATCGGCGACATCGCCCAGGGCGAAGGCTGCGACGCCATCATCATTCACGCCCGTACCCGCCGGATGGGCTTTGGCGGACAAGCGCAGTGGGAGTGGATCGCTGACCTGAAGGACTATCTCGACATCCCCGTGATTGGCAACGGCGATGTGGTCGACGCCGTCTCCGCCAAACGCATGATCGACGAAACCCATTGCGACGGCGTAATGGTGGCGCGGGCGGCGTATGGTAATCCGTGGATTTTTCCGCAGATTCAGCATTACCTGGATACGGGCGAACAGTTGCCTGACCCAAGCCCGGTCGAGCGCATCGAAACGCTGATGCGCCATTTACATCTCGCGGTCGAATGGAAGGGCGAGCGCAAAGCCTGCCTGGAAATGCGCAAGCAAATCTGCTGGTACATTAAAGGGCTGCCCGGCGTGCGCGTCTTGCGCGATGAGGTGAACAAACAAGAAACCCTGCAAGGAATGCTGGATAAAATCCAAGCCTGGTCAGAAGCCATCGACTGGGACGACTATTACGCCAATCTCGCCGCCAAAGGCGAAGAGACCGAAGGCGCCCTGCCCCCGCATCGCTCGGTGTCATTGCGCGTAGCATAA
- a CDS encoding CotH kinase family protein, with protein MSKQYFTFFYLLLFLPIANSNAGVVINEIMYHPSSLNSDDEYIELYNNSTTTTDISGWAFTNGIQYVFPEGASIAAGGYLILSASPASFSQSYGAESAYGPFVGRLSNDGEKIEFTRFDGSIADSFTYRDELGWPEIADGFGSSIERIHPDMAPDFADSWRASPDLGTPGKRNLSQVDAPLPIVTDIVQSPVSPRSTDTVHFRVRVFHPVPLQDVGIFYKSEIADEYQWAPMHDDGLNDDGVANDGVFGGVLPAFAHGTIVEFRVLALDANSVQGWFPFNQTAPSALYRVDNTEYDASLPLYKIVMRTQDEIMLRTRDLRSNDEISSSFLYGQSIYYQVGVRFRGKGSRYAEPKNYRVNFSTTKHFGKTRKLNLNAVNVDRQYIGLESFERLGLPAPQKQFVAVDFNGVVIPRYLEVERTGRDMMQRAFGDGNGNLYRGVEQANFDYRGEKFEPYIPNYIKETNELRRDFSDIVRLCDAFSLSSNEEFPVKISEWIDLRQWIRWFALKQILNDREGGLSRERGDDYFIYRPSDDNRFYLLPWDQDSVLALPLEAVHHHGTPAVQRLLRHPDFARFYYQELLSILDVELTPEVMQSIINETAPVNDEIQRADLMNIFMANRNAITNQIPQALTVHVDPSETSYVRLVGEEEEWRYFRGRSQPSINPMDWTEPSFDDSQWETGPGGFGYGDGDDRTELTDMEDQYTSVFIRKKFQLDDLSAITGITLTALYDDSFVAYLNGQEIVRENFDGVPFFDLEASGNHEANGYESFDASSFTSLLQPGENCLAVVGLNTNIGSSDFSLAINLYANIVNKSITKISGLTDAVYTRWVNVNGERTQYEPWLGQWSYARELEDGRHVFNIEAIDEAGLIVDSTQIVIYQNAAAPQGVTEVIGDLVWRKADSPIHVPQTVWIPPASSLTVEAGVDVRFASGAAIWAQGLLRTAPEGDEPITFFPEQNGTTWGGIVIDKVAAVVTIKNVSITGASSARIAGQNYPGVITVHEGVVDIENCSFFELNSVGIDAINSTINIHHNTFKNMGEAVHCTNSFAQVTNNYFENILGYSDAIDFDGSGAMESLIAYNTIMGSEDDGLDLGYSQTRIEGNIINGCADKGISMEGDSMPVVVNNIVTNCDIGVAVKDRCNAQVVHNTIVDVKTGVSIYEKNLGQGGAIAEVLNNVIWNTQQSVAVDEKSSLNLRSNNLAPLPGSAGSSNFSLDPMFANLDFRDFHLLENSPLIDSAEASDVSTDVYLNSRPKGNAADIGAVESEFFSAIEDWLLHIEP; from the coding sequence ATGTCCAAACAATATTTCACCTTTTTTTATCTGCTTCTTTTTCTCCCCATAGCAAATAGTAACGCCGGAGTCGTCATCAATGAGATCATGTATCACCCCTCATCATTGAATAGCGATGATGAATACATCGAACTTTATAATAACTCCACAACCACCACCGATATTTCCGGTTGGGCGTTTACCAACGGAATTCAATATGTCTTCCCGGAAGGCGCTTCGATTGCCGCAGGCGGATATCTAATTCTATCTGCATCTCCGGCTTCTTTTAGTCAATCTTATGGGGCCGAGTCTGCTTATGGTCCATTTGTAGGGCGACTCAGCAATGATGGCGAAAAAATAGAATTCACCCGCTTTGATGGCTCCATCGCCGATTCATTTACTTATCGCGATGAATTGGGTTGGCCGGAAATTGCCGATGGATTTGGTTCCAGTATCGAACGTATCCATCCCGATATGGCGCCTGATTTTGCTGACTCGTGGCGCGCATCTCCTGATTTAGGTACACCCGGCAAACGCAACCTGTCTCAAGTCGACGCCCCGCTTCCGATTGTGACCGATATCGTTCAATCGCCCGTGTCGCCAAGATCAACCGATACCGTGCATTTTCGCGTACGCGTCTTTCATCCCGTTCCATTGCAAGACGTTGGCATTTTTTATAAATCCGAAATCGCGGATGAATATCAATGGGCGCCGATGCATGATGATGGATTGAACGATGACGGCGTAGCGAACGACGGCGTCTTTGGCGGCGTATTACCAGCCTTTGCTCATGGAACCATCGTAGAATTTCGCGTCCTGGCGTTAGATGCAAATTCTGTTCAAGGTTGGTTTCCATTCAATCAAACGGCGCCTTCCGCTCTCTATCGGGTCGATAACACTGAATACGACGCCAGTTTGCCTTTGTATAAAATTGTCATGCGTACGCAAGATGAAATCATGCTGCGGACCCGGGATCTGCGCAGTAATGATGAAATCTCCTCGTCATTTCTCTATGGTCAAAGCATCTACTATCAGGTCGGCGTTCGTTTTCGCGGCAAAGGTTCACGATATGCGGAACCGAAAAACTACCGGGTCAATTTCTCAACAACAAAGCATTTTGGCAAGACGCGAAAATTGAATCTCAACGCGGTCAATGTTGACCGTCAGTATATCGGCCTGGAAAGTTTTGAGCGTTTGGGACTGCCAGCGCCGCAAAAACAATTCGTCGCCGTCGATTTCAATGGCGTCGTGATTCCGCGCTACCTTGAAGTCGAACGCACAGGCCGCGATATGATGCAGCGCGCTTTTGGCGACGGCAACGGCAATTTATACCGAGGCGTTGAACAAGCCAACTTCGATTATCGGGGAGAAAAATTCGAGCCATACATTCCAAACTATATCAAAGAGACGAACGAGTTGCGCAGAGACTTCAGTGATATCGTGCGGCTATGCGATGCGTTTTCACTCAGCAGCAATGAAGAGTTTCCCGTAAAGATTTCAGAATGGATTGATCTTCGCCAATGGATCCGCTGGTTTGCGTTGAAGCAAATATTGAATGACCGCGAAGGCGGACTCTCCCGCGAGCGCGGCGATGATTACTTTATTTACCGCCCAAGCGATGACAACCGCTTCTACTTGCTCCCCTGGGACCAGGATTCGGTTTTAGCGCTTCCACTTGAGGCAGTCCACCATCATGGAACGCCCGCCGTTCAACGGCTATTGCGTCATCCTGATTTTGCGCGGTTTTATTATCAGGAACTGCTATCAATTCTCGATGTTGAATTAACGCCGGAAGTCATGCAATCCATCATCAATGAAACGGCGCCGGTGAACGATGAAATCCAACGCGCTGATTTAATGAATATCTTCATGGCAAACCGTAACGCAATCACCAATCAAATTCCTCAAGCGCTTACGGTCCATGTTGATCCGTCTGAGACCTCTTATGTCCGGCTTGTCGGCGAAGAAGAAGAGTGGCGCTATTTCCGTGGGCGCAGCCAACCGTCAATCAATCCAATGGATTGGACCGAACCTTCGTTTGACGATTCACAATGGGAAACCGGCCCGGGAGGATTTGGCTATGGAGACGGCGACGATCGAACCGAATTGACTGACATGGAGGACCAATATACGTCTGTGTTTATTCGCAAAAAATTCCAACTGGATGACCTAAGCGCCATCACAGGCATAACTCTCACGGCTTTATATGATGATTCATTTGTTGCCTACTTGAACGGACAGGAAATTGTCCGCGAGAACTTCGACGGCGTTCCGTTTTTTGACCTTGAAGCCAGTGGAAATCATGAAGCGAATGGTTATGAATCATTTGACGCGAGTTCATTTACGTCTTTGTTACAGCCAGGCGAAAATTGCTTAGCGGTTGTTGGGTTGAATACGAATATCGGGAGTTCGGATTTCAGTTTAGCAATCAACTTGTATGCAAATATTGTTAATAAATCAATAACAAAGATCAGCGGTTTGACGGATGCCGTCTATACCCGTTGGGTAAATGTCAACGGAGAGCGCACCCAATACGAACCTTGGCTGGGCCAGTGGTCATACGCGCGAGAACTCGAAGACGGTCGCCATGTTTTCAACATCGAAGCCATTGACGAAGCGGGCTTGATTGTTGATTCCACCCAGATTGTTATTTACCAAAACGCGGCGGCGCCGCAAGGCGTTACCGAAGTAATCGGCGACCTGGTTTGGCGTAAAGCCGACAGCCCGATTCATGTGCCCCAGACGGTTTGGATTCCACCCGCATCATCACTGACCGTCGAAGCGGGCGTCGATGTACGGTTTGCGTCAGGCGCGGCGATTTGGGCGCAAGGCCTCTTGCGTACAGCGCCCGAGGGCGATGAGCCAATCACCTTTTTCCCTGAACAAAACGGAACCACTTGGGGCGGAATCGTAATTGATAAAGTCGCGGCAGTCGTCACGATCAAGAATGTCAGTATCACTGGCGCGTCGTCGGCCCGTATTGCCGGGCAAAACTACCCGGGCGTCATCACCGTCCATGAAGGTGTTGTAGACATTGAGAACTGCTCATTTTTTGAACTAAACAGCGTAGGCATTGATGCGATCAATTCCACAATCAATATTCATCATAACACCTTTAAAAATATGGGCGAGGCGGTGCACTGTACGAATTCATTCGCGCAAGTGACAAACAACTATTTTGAAAATATTTTAGGCTATAGCGACGCGATTGATTTTGACGGCAGCGGCGCGATGGAATCGCTCATTGCCTACAATACGATCATGGGGTCAGAAGACGACGGGCTTGATTTGGGATACTCTCAAACCCGTATCGAAGGCAACATCATCAACGGTTGCGCTGATAAGGGCATATCAATGGAAGGCGATTCCATGCCTGTCGTCGTGAACAACATCGTCACCAATTGCGACATAGGCGTTGCGGTCAAAGACCGCTGTAATGCGCAAGTCGTTCACAACACCATTGTGGATGTAAAAACCGGGGTTTCGATTTATGAAAAGAACTTGGGGCAGGGCGGCGCAATCGCCGAAGTATTGAATAATGTGATTTGGAACACACAGCAGAGTGTCGCCGTCGACGAAAAATCCAGTTTGAATCTTCGCTCAAACAACCTGGCGCCATTGCCGGGTTCCGCTGGCTCTTCAAATTTTTCTCTTGATCCAATGTTCGCCAATTTGGATTTCCGCGATTTTCATCTTCTTGAGAACTCCCCGCTCATCGACTCCGCAGAAGCCTCTGACGTTTCCACGGACGTCTATTTGAATTCACGCCCAAAAGGCAACGCTGCCGATATCGGCGCCGTCGAAAGCGAATTTTTCAGCGCCATAGAGGATTGGCTTCTCCATATAGAACCTTAG
- the aroF gene encoding 3-deoxy-7-phosphoheptulonate synthase, with protein sequence MIITMKAGASKDEITNVEKLIGEFGYNVHPIYGTNLTVLAAVGDERGKEGLYDRMLSQPGVDKVEFILPPYKLVCREVHTGIMRPDTTVDINFKWKEGQGTVSVGGDELVVMAGPCSVESSEQMMECARINKQYGAKILRGGAFKPRTSPYSFQGLEEDGLKMLADAREEYGLAIITELMDAHHLELVDQYTDIIQIGARNMQNFMLLKALGNTKKPILLKRGISSTIDEWLMAAEYILSCGNSNVMLCERGIRTFETKYRNTLDLNAVPVIKKLTHLPIVVDPSHGTGYWDLVTDMALASVAAGGHALMIETHPEPSKAWSDGAQSLTEKSFKTLMERVALVAKAVGRSVPWS encoded by the coding sequence ATGATTATTACGATGAAGGCAGGCGCAAGCAAAGACGAAATCACAAACGTTGAAAAACTCATCGGAGAATTTGGATACAACGTCCACCCGATCTATGGCACCAACTTGACCGTATTGGCCGCAGTCGGCGACGAGCGCGGCAAAGAAGGCCTCTACGACCGCATGTTGAGCCAGCCCGGCGTTGATAAAGTCGAATTTATTTTACCTCCCTATAAATTAGTCTGCCGCGAGGTGCATACCGGCATCATGAGACCTGACACAACCGTTGATATCAACTTCAAATGGAAAGAAGGCCAGGGAACCGTTTCCGTCGGCGGCGATGAACTGGTTGTCATGGCCGGCCCCTGCTCGGTTGAATCCAGCGAACAGATGATGGAATGCGCCCGCATCAATAAACAATACGGCGCAAAAATTTTACGCGGCGGCGCATTCAAACCAAGAACCTCCCCTTATAGTTTCCAAGGCCTCGAAGAAGACGGCCTCAAAATGCTCGCGGATGCGCGCGAAGAATACGGTCTCGCGATTATTACCGAACTGATGGACGCGCACCATCTCGAATTGGTTGACCAATATACCGATATCATTCAGATCGGTGCGCGCAACATGCAAAACTTCATGTTGCTGAAAGCGCTTGGAAATACCAAAAAGCCCATCTTGCTCAAACGCGGCATCTCTTCCACCATTGATGAATGGCTGATGGCGGCTGAGTACATCCTCTCGTGCGGAAACAGCAACGTCATGCTTTGCGAGCGCGGCATCCGTACATTTGAAACCAAGTACCGCAACACGCTTGATCTCAATGCAGTCCCCGTAATTAAAAAATTGACCCACTTACCGATTGTGGTCGACCCGAGCCACGGCACCGGCTATTGGGACTTGGTGACGGATATGGCGCTGGCCTCCGTCGCGGCGGGCGGTCATGCGTTGATGATTGAAACTCATCCCGAACCCTCCAAAGCCTGGTCGGACGGCGCACAATCTTTAACGGAAAAATCATTCAAAACGCTGATGGAGCGCGTAGCCCTGGTCGCGAAAGCCGTGGGGCGCTCGGTTCCTTGGAGTTAA
- a CDS encoding cysteine desulfurase family protein: protein MTQSRSIYLDYNATAPLLPEAVEAMRPLMEANFGNASSRHSYGRAAWDAVERARDSVAALSGAHPDEVVFTSGATESNFLSLLGRFDFCVENGKSPQSTRIAYSPVEHPCVISAVEMLIKRGAEAVKIPVDSYGRVDPAFFTSNDHFDIVTVMAVNHETGAVQPIQEISNRIDHEKTFFHCDAVQWAGRGAGGFDEWRLSAMSLSSHKLGGPKGVGALILRSGVKITPQIPGSQEAGLRGGTTNSLGIAGFGAAAQVALNRREFQIDELTKKREYLWQGLQTAVPNIQRTLPPDVSVCKTLHVRFAGMKGERVVDALDQLGVACSSGPACASGAANASPVLHAMGLSEQESWEGVRFSLGHELSFDDLDEAVNRISAWHLRQSGRVA, encoded by the coding sequence ATGACGCAAAGCCGATCCATCTATTTGGACTATAACGCCACGGCGCCGTTGCTGCCCGAAGCGGTTGAAGCGATGCGCCCACTGATGGAGGCAAATTTCGGCAATGCGTCCAGCCGTCATTCGTATGGTCGCGCTGCGTGGGACGCCGTCGAGCGCGCAAGAGATAGCGTCGCCGCTCTTTCCGGGGCGCACCCTGACGAAGTCGTGTTTACCAGCGGCGCGACCGAATCAAACTTTCTTTCCCTACTGGGCCGGTTTGATTTTTGTGTAGAAAACGGCAAATCGCCGCAATCCACCCGTATTGCCTATAGCCCGGTTGAACACCCCTGCGTTATATCCGCCGTTGAAATGCTGATCAAACGCGGCGCCGAGGCGGTAAAAATCCCCGTGGATTCTTACGGTCGCGTTGATCCAGCGTTTTTTACATCAAACGATCATTTCGATATCGTTACCGTCATGGCGGTTAACCATGAGACGGGCGCCGTTCAGCCCATTCAGGAAATATCAAATCGGATTGACCATGAAAAGACCTTCTTCCATTGCGACGCTGTCCAGTGGGCGGGACGGGGCGCTGGAGGCTTCGATGAATGGCGACTCTCGGCCATGTCGCTTTCTTCTCATAAACTAGGCGGACCGAAGGGTGTTGGCGCCTTAATCTTGCGTTCCGGCGTTAAGATCACGCCGCAGATTCCTGGTTCGCAGGAAGCGGGGCTTCGCGGCGGCACAACCAATAGCCTTGGCATTGCGGGATTTGGCGCGGCGGCCCAAGTCGCCTTGAACCGACGTGAATTCCAAATTGATGAACTTACCAAAAAACGAGAATATCTCTGGCAGGGATTACAAACAGCGGTCCCAAATATTCAGCGTACACTGCCGCCGGACGTCTCGGTCTGCAAAACGCTTCATGTCCGCTTTGCGGGCATGAAAGGAGAACGGGTGGTTGATGCGCTCGATCAATTGGGCGTCGCCTGTTCCTCCGGCCCGGCTTGCGCATCCGGCGCCGCCAACGCTTCGCCAGTCTTACATGCAATGGGATTAAGCGAGCAGGAATCATGGGAAGGCGTCCGTTTCAGCCTGGGTCACGAACTCAGTTTTGATGACCTCGACGAAGCCGTAAATCGAATATCTGCATGGCATTTACGACAATCAGGCCGCGTCGCTTGA
- the coaD gene encoding pantetheine-phosphate adenylyltransferase gives MDQAIAVYPGTFDPVTRGHLDVIERGLKVFGRLVVAVVNNPSKNPVFSTTERMEMLRESTRDMNGHIEVDSFNGLLADYVRIKKAKVVLRGLRAVSDFEYELEMALTNRHLNEEAETMFLTPSEKYIYLRASTVRQIAKLNGDVSAFVTPDVEKRLTAHYSK, from the coding sequence ATGGATCAGGCCATAGCCGTATATCCGGGAACCTTTGATCCGGTGACGCGCGGTCACTTAGATGTGATCGAACGCGGATTAAAAGTCTTTGGGCGGTTAGTGGTGGCAGTCGTCAACAACCCGAGCAAAAACCCCGTCTTCTCTACAACCGAGCGGATGGAAATGCTGCGAGAATCAACCCGGGACATGAACGGACACATTGAAGTCGATTCTTTCAATGGTTTACTTGCGGATTATGTACGCATCAAAAAAGCCAAAGTCGTCCTGAGAGGATTGCGGGCGGTTTCGGATTTTGAATACGAATTAGAAATGGCGCTCACCAACCGCCATTTGAACGAAGAAGCCGAAACGATGTTTTTAACGCCCAGCGAAAAGTATATTTATTTGCGGGCAAGCACAGTCAGGCAAATTGCGAAGTTGAATGGCGACGTTAGCGCGTTTGTCACGCCCGATGTGGAAAAACGCTTGACAGCGCATTATTCAAAATAA